In Deltaproteobacteria bacterium, a single window of DNA contains:
- the nuoH gene encoding NADH-quinone oxidoreductase subunit NuoH: protein MEGAINSLTQAIPFLGAVPLWVMQAVFMIVVAGVILGFALLYEGVASYIERKVAADIQVRIGPNRVGPNGWFQFIADGVKLLLKEDLIPAKADKFLFVLAPFCCFVGSFAAFVVVPFGIGLIAADLNIGVYYVIAVTSLVVIGILMAGWASNNKWALLGGMRAAAQIVSYEVPVGLALMPPILLTGSLSLQTIITNQGGFLGIFGWNIFHNPFMIFSFVCYFIAALAESNRTPFDLPEAESELVAGYFVEYSGIRFAFFFLAEYGDMFVVSALAAALYLGGWQVPFVNVAGLPPLLGKLLSLGVFLGKVFSLILLMMWVRWTLPRLRVDQLMRMCWKYLVPLTFVNLLGVALWALMFDGKGIPALIASMIGG, encoded by the coding sequence ATGGAAGGCGCAATCAATTCTCTGACCCAGGCCATACCATTCCTGGGTGCCGTTCCCCTCTGGGTGATGCAGGCGGTCTTCATGATCGTCGTGGCAGGAGTTATACTCGGTTTTGCCCTCCTGTACGAGGGGGTTGCCTCCTATATAGAAAGGAAGGTGGCTGCCGATATTCAGGTCAGGATAGGGCCGAACAGAGTCGGCCCCAACGGATGGTTCCAGTTTATCGCCGACGGCGTTAAGCTTCTGCTCAAAGAGGATCTCATCCCGGCGAAAGCGGATAAGTTTCTCTTCGTTCTCGCTCCCTTCTGCTGCTTCGTCGGCTCCTTCGCCGCCTTCGTCGTCGTCCCCTTCGGGATCGGCCTCATCGCGGCGGACCTGAACATCGGCGTCTATTATGTCATAGCCGTCACGTCGCTGGTCGTTATCGGTATCCTCATGGCCGGGTGGGCATCGAACAACAAGTGGGCCCTTCTCGGCGGAATGAGGGCAGCAGCGCAGATCGTGAGCTACGAAGTCCCGGTGGGCCTGGCGCTCATGCCGCCCATCCTCCTGACGGGCAGCCTGTCTCTGCAGACGATCATAACGAATCAGGGGGGGTTCCTCGGCATCTTCGGCTGGAACATCTTCCACAACCCCTTCATGATATTTTCATTCGTGTGCTACTTCATCGCAGCCCTCGCAGAGTCGAACAGGACACCATTCGATTTGCCCGAAGCGGAATCTGAGCTCGTGGCGGGTTACTTCGTCGAGTACTCGGGCATCCGTTTTGCTTTTTTCTTTCTGGCAGAGTATGGGGACATGTTCGTCGTCAGCGCCCTCGCTGCGGCACTCTACCTGGGGGGTTGGCAGGTTCCCTTCGTAAACGTGGCCGGGCTCCCACCGCTTCTCGGGAAGCTGCTCTCACTGGGCGTTTTCCTCGGGAAAGTGTTCTCGCTGATCCTTCTCATGATGTGGGTGCGCTGGACGCTTCCCCGGTTGCGCGTCGACCAGTTGATGAGAATGTGCTGGAAATACCTGGTTCCCCTGACCTTCGTGAACCTGCTCGGCGTGGCGCT